From a single Solanum dulcamara chromosome 4, daSolDulc1.2, whole genome shotgun sequence genomic region:
- the LOC129886707 gene encoding scarecrow-like protein 27: MKGMPLPFDFEGKGVLELDVLFNKNSILNSWNNHNNNSKESCYFVNSPSAVLDTIRSPRPITSSSTLSSSLGGGGGGGGGGTASTDTAGGGVAAVSANPSSKWQQQDNTTATSSNVGAESELQQVQPPSSLEMGAAATGGEKCAMEEWEGGLSESVMASPCQEQSILRWIMGDVDDPSMANLNKVLQVSGTGEYEFNGGFGVVDQGFGVDSVGQIGSFMPAISSSVSVSSSSFPTNRMNSDNIGLVSNPPTNLPQNPIFPSLSNNLGPIAFGQTQQQPFESTDLKPHSFNSQFLINQHQTQIPQNPSFLLPLPFAQQEQNLVLPPQAKRHNPGTIGGLEPGSQISKGLFLDAGHQQPTPSQGLAHQLQLLPHFRPGAMGTKPKMVGEEMGHFHQLQQQQQQQQQAIIDQLFKAAELVQTGNPVLAQGILARLNHQLSPIGKPFYRAAFYCKEALQLLLHANTNNLNPSMASSPFSLIFKIGAYKSFSEISPVAQFANFTCNQALLEVLDGFERIHIVDFDIGYGGQWASLMQELALRSGGAPTLKITALASPSTHDQLELGLTRENLIHFASEINMAFEFEILSIDSLNSTSWSLPPPVSENDAIAVNLPVSSISSYQLSLPLVLRFVKQLSPRIVVSVDRGCDRTDLPFPNHVIQALQSYSNLLESLDAVNVNFDALQKIERFLLQPGIERIVMGRFRSPEKTQHWRSLFLSSGFSPLSLSNFTESQAECVVKRTPVRGFHVEKRQSSLVLCWQRKELISASAWRC, from the coding sequence ATGAAGGGGATGCCCTTACCCTTTGATTTTGAGGGGAAGGGGGTCTTAGAATTAGACGTTTTGTTCAATAAAAATAGCATCTTGAATTCTTGGAATAACCACAATAATAATAGCAAAGAAAGTTGTTACTTTGTAAATAGTCCAAGTGCTGTCCTGGATACTATAAGGAGTCCAAGGCCTATTACTTCTTCTTCAACCCTGTCTTCATCTttgggtggtggtggtggtggtggcggCGGCGGCACTGCTTCCACGGACACTGCAGGCGGCGGCGTGGCGGCAGTTTCTGCAAACCCATCTTCTAAATGGCAGCAGCAAGACAATACTACTGCTACCAGCTCCAATGTGGGAGCTGAATCTGAGCTTCAACAAGTTCAACCCCCATCTTCTCTTGAGATGGGTGCTGCTGCCACAGGAGGGGAGAAATGTGCTATGGAGGAGTGGGAAGGAGGGTTATCGGAGTCTGTAATGGCTTCACCTTGTCAAGAGCAGTCTATACTCAGGTGGATCATGGGAGATGTGGATGACCCTTCCATGGCTAACTTGAACAAGGTGTTGCAGGTTAGTGGTACAGGGGAATAtgaattcaatggaggatttggGGTTGTGGATCAAGGTTTTGGTGTAGACTCAGTTGGACAAATTGGTAGTTTTATGCCTGCAATTAGCTCATCTGTTTCTGTGTCAAGTTCAAGTTTTCCTACCAACAGAATGAACAGTGACAACATTGGCTTGGTCTCTAACCCACCTACAAATCTCCCTCAAAATCCAATCTTTCCTTCATTATCTAACAATCTTGGGCCAATTGCTTTCGGCCAGACACAACAACAGCCGTTTGAGAGCACAGATTTGAAGCCTCATAGTTTCAATTCACAGTTCTTGATAAACCAGCACCAAACACAGATTCCTCAGAACCCATCGTTTCTTTTGCCACTGCCATTTGCACAGCAGGAGCAAAATCTTGTCTTGCCACCTCAGGCGAAACGACACAACCCCGGGACCATTGGAGGGCTTGAACCGGGCTCTCAGATCTCCAAAGGACTGTTTTTAGATGCAGGGCACCAGCAGCCAACACCATCTCAGGGGCTTGCTCACCAGCTCCAGCTGCTTCCCCATTTTAGGCCAGGAGCAATGGGAACAAAGCCAAAGATGGTGGGGGAAGAAATGGGCCATTTTCATCAACTAcagcaacagcagcagcagcaacaacaagcGATTATTGACCAGCTATTCAAAGCTGCAGAGCTGGTCCAGACGGGGAATCCGGTACTCGCGCAAGGGATATTGGCGCGGCTCAATCACCAGCTCTCTCCAATTGGTAAGCCTTTTTATAGGGCTGCTTTTTATTGCAAGGAAGCTTTACAATTGCTACTCCATGCCAACACCAACAACTTGAACCCCTCTATGGCCTCTTCGCCTTTTAGTCTCATTTTCAAGATTGGTGCCTATAAGTCTTTCTCTGAGATCTCACCAGTTGCACAGTTTGCCAATTTTACTTGTAATCAAGCCCTGCTTGAGGTCTTGGATGGGTTTGAAAGAATTCATATTGTAGATTTTGATATCGGTTATGGCGGGCAATGGGCCTCCCTTATGCAAGAGCTTGCCTTGAGAAGTGGTGGCGCACCTACTCTGAAAATAACTGCATTAGCCTCACCCTCCACACATGACCAGCTAGAGCTTGGACTCACCAGAGAAAATTTGATCCATTTTGCTAGTGAAATCAATATGGCATTTGAGTTCGAAATTTTAAGCATTGATTCTTTAAATTCAACGTCATGGTCACTGCCTCCTCCTGTCTCAGAGAATGATGCAATTGCTGTCAATCTTCCAGTTAGCTCGATTTCGAGCTATCAGTTGTCCCTTCCATTGGTTCTTCGTTTTGTGAAGCAGTTGTCACCTAGGATTGTGGTTTCTGTGGACAGAGGTTGTGACCGGACGGACCTGCCATTTCCAAACCATGTAATTCAAGCCCTTCAGTCCTACTCAAACCTTCTTGAGTCACTAGATgctgtaaatgtgaattttgacGCCCTCCAAAAGATTGAGAGGTTTTTGCTTCAACCAGGAATTGAAAGAATTGTAATGGGCCGTTTTCGTTCCCCTGAAAAGACGCAGCATTGGAGGTCACTGTTTTTGTCATCTGGATTCTCCCCATTATCTCTCAGCAATTTTACAGAATCACAGGCCGAGTGCGTAGTCAAGAGGACTCCTGTTCGAGGTTTCCATGTGGAGAAGAGGCAGTCTTCGCTTGTTCTCTGCTGGCAGCGGAAGGAGCTCATCTCAGCTTCAGCTTGGAGGTGCTGA